In Cucurbita pepo subsp. pepo cultivar mu-cu-16 chromosome LG04, ASM280686v2, whole genome shotgun sequence, the following are encoded in one genomic region:
- the LOC111792589 gene encoding uncharacterized protein LOC111792589, with protein MMRALLLRKGISRTPHLPSSTISSSFRSLAAPITASSSSLLDLISSPLPRPASVDGRCHSLGSLWSVIQRRGFKVHGSDVRVGNIIERKERIYQVTKVDHSHEGRGKATIKVELRDVESGNKVTQRLATDESVDRVFVQEKAYIFMCRDRDAKILLMDPDTYEQLEVPEELFGKAAMYLQDDMKVMVQLFNDTPLSASVPKRVTCVVKEAQPPMKGIAATPKEKKAVLDNGMTLKVPPHVVVGDVVVINTEDDSYIERAKG; from the exons ATGATGCGAGCTCTTCTCCTGCGCAAGGGGATCTCTCGGACCCCTCATCTTCCTTCATCTACAATTTCTTCATCGTTCAGATCCCTTGCTGCGCCAATTAccgcttcttcttcctctttattgGATTTAATCTCTTCTCCACTACCTCGGCCCGCCTCCGTGGATGGCCGCTGCCACTCGCTTGGGTCTCTATGGTCCGTCATTCAGCGCCGTGGATTCAAAGTGCACGGTTCCGAT GTGAGAGTGGGAAATATCATTGAACGGAAAG AACGTATTTACCAG GTTACAAAAGTCGACCATTCACATGAAGGAAGAGGGAAAGCCACGATCAAG GTTGAACTTCGTGATGTTGAGAGTGGAAACAAAGTAACTCAACGGTTGGCCACAGATGAATCTGTTGACA GGGTTTTTGTGCAGGAGAAagcatatatatttatgtgtaGAGATCGGGAtgccaaaattttattaatgga CCCTGATACGTATGAGCAACTGGAAGTCCCCGAGGAATTGTTTGGCAAAGCTGCCATGTATCTACAAG ATGACATGAAAGTTATGGTTCAACTTTTCAATGATACTCCCTTATCTGCATCGGTTCCAAAACGAGTGACGTGTGTTGTGAAGGAAGCCCAACCACCTATGAAGGGAATTGCAGCTACTCCCAA GGAAAAGAAGGCAGTGCTGGACAATGGCATGACATTAAAA gtaCCACCACACGTCGTTGTCGGAGATGTTGTAGTGATTAATACAGAGGACGACTCTTATATTGAGAG GGCAAAGGGGTAG
- the LOC111792591 gene encoding uncharacterized protein LOC111792591, with amino-acid sequence MENEGIAQKNNKSGETDFVLQWGNRKRMRYMKVKEPQRVTNKPDCLGKKKVSSNGDRRVVTAEKASSTHPTHRLNKNIVSPTKHQKTLATSPEKEDRYYTTRCSMGVDEKASMDYPTGNGKGFVWPRLFISLSSKEKEEDFMAMKGCKLPQRPKKRAKLLQKSLVLVMPGSWLSDLCQERYEVREKKTAKKRPRGLKAMRSMESDSE; translated from the exons ATGGAAAACGAAGGAATAGCtcagaaaaacaataaatctGGTGAAACAGATTTTGTGTTGCAGTGGGGGAACAGGAAGAGGATGAGATATATGAAGGTTAAGGAGCCACAAAGAGTTACTAATAAACCTGATTGTTTagggaagaagaaggtttCTTCTAATGGTGATCGCCGTGTTGTTACAGCTGAGAAAGCTTCATCTACTCACCCAACCCATCGCCTTAACAA GAACATTGTTTCACCAACTAAGCATCAGAAAACGTTAGCAACATCGCCCGAAAAGGAAGATCGATACTATACAACGAGATGTTCGATGGGCGTGGATGAAAAAGCGTCAATGGATTACCCCACAGGGAACGGAAAAGGGTTTGTCTGGCCAAGGCTCTTTATATCTCTATCTAGtaaggagaaggaagaagacttCATGGCCATGAAAGGGTGCAAACTTCCTCAAAGGCCTAAAAAGAGAGCCAAGTTACTACAGAAAAGCTTAGTT CTGGTGATGCCAGGTTCATGGCTATCAGACTTGTGCCAAGAGAGGTATGAAGTGAGGGAGAAGAAGACTGCAAAGAAG AGACCCAGAGGATTGAAGGCCATGAGAAGTATGGAAAGTGACTCAGAATGA
- the LOC111792590 gene encoding mediator of RNA polymerase II transcription subunit 13 produces the protein MWTNIFKIGGLHQISWFQFLPNESDLISLPDKSAKVEHNDAATFLVLSSHVQLQKEGFLSTWTNSFVGPWDPSQGLHNPDEKIKLWLFLPGRHSSVAETAQAAISKLRVVASGLWTSPGDLEEVAAALSQALRNCIERSLTALSYMRFGDVFTKYQYGQSEELFRRGQPTMEFIFSATEEAIFVHAIISAKHIRALSNAEIERLLKHSANNSCLGLPVIVSPHGIRGRFTGCCASDVVKQICSSSGKSRTSCGFVGLPHHVSQGGCQSKGQNCYVEVTLGCSKSVSERPLQSNSNYIRSVSTSGDLKGLSNNLSFHKKTFIYPSEAVLVLLLQTSFARSSLKRFWLQNWIGPSLPGSSFYMHCGGNVDYMEGLWTETDKIRSQHGYDSSSNSNSSSIGSISSSSSDSDCKTGASELEADADSLSCRQSGLSSNDQSANSGRKLGIKRSRSGMPDSLDQMGTGAQIQDAFKSEFTSTELNNSAITGVSNVLIGSPWDWDDDDRGVDDIEDLLLHFGSFGDFFVNDVLPFGEPPGAAESQSLSFSAPDYADVGSSPGGVMDVSDQMLLPVGFPSFDSFNPAVTKTTDEVLSKDHEVTNNALSSVTANQTPVSSSGEFDQITKYEALMTLAPEYGAVETPTSEFSSSIFRSPYIPKSRELESSNLSTNSYIYGATPPSSPYFDWSDEKSGISSNSKPSNVLSAKNYYTHVDNVKEKHIRKSAACKNSISTSDGLASSLSNHNAVNAVKSAQRKTNEDTVEAADCLFMSQKHVLAMEVECLMFQASMCRVRHTLQSSGSSTVSGTNQLSSDPSTITDYMANEVKKKDTIPMRIAGDVDGGTLDGHHNAPVGVWRSVGVPKVPKPSNSPSMELGSSLPHNSFHEDGVLSYGQRPPLQELLDAMPLLVQQATSFVDLALDADCGDGPYGWLGLQEQWRRGFPCGPSMVHAGCGGTLASCHALDIAGVELVDPLSADVYASSVMSLLQSDMKTALKSAFGTLDGPLSVTDWCKGRGQLGDMGSTGDGLSAESTINESKDSSSTVMLNIGEPISPSHSSASGSSSLKGSSTMDGSKMDETSQRRSNQEISSSGSDQQLLPSRLRPTIIVLPSPAILVGYQDDWLKTSANSLQLWEKAPLEPYAVQKPINYCVICPDIDPLASAAADFFQQLGTVYETCKLGTHTPHNLGNQMDVDSGKLLSSGFVLLDCPQSMKIDSSSASIVGSISDYLLSLSNGWDLTSYLRSLSKALKALKLSPSMSANPKEGSNGSCMVLYVICPFPDPLEVLQTVVESSVAVGSVTLQSDRDRRTILCSQVAKSLSCSAAVDESSTSNVLVLQGFTLPKLVLQIVTVDAIFRVSSPSVNEIVILKETAFTVYNKARRISRGTSTDVVQSSSISSRSHSVLSSMSSSIPGMWKDCVGIRIAGHSLPREGEIDGTLRSGTWDNSWQTRPGSLSNDPNRIGEYYLQDDSCYMFEPLFIMAEPGSLDHGISPINPVTLGAKSSKPLSDDNSGAFLPNVSSAVGMDIGTNSQVDGPEMDGFGGHQKNPSLHCCYGWTEDWRWLVCIWTDSRGELLDSHIFPFGGISSRQDTKGLECIFVQVLQQGCMILQSCSPDTSVSKPRDLVIARIGTFYELEYLEWQKAIYSLWGSEVKKWPLQLRRCMPDGISSSSNGSSLQQQEMSLIHDRNLPSSPNPLYSPHSKSTGFMKASIGQPTIRKQLMGGHAVVDNSRGMIQWVHSISFVAISMEHSLQLLLQADSPSPGGNQGSVQSSSYVEGFTPVKSLGSTSSSYILIPSPSLRFLPSNPLQLPTCLTAESPPLAHLLHSKGSAIPLSTGFAISRAVPSMRKDSRSNMKEEWPSALSVSLIDYYGHNVAQEKNVRGIIKQVGRSSSVESRDFEIETHLILESVIAELHALSWMTVSPAYLDRRTALPFHCDMVLRLRRILHFADTELSRRAEKSKH, from the exons ATGTGGAcgaatattttcaaaatt GGGGGTCTACATCAAATTTCATGGTTCCAGTTTCTGCCTAATGAATCTGACTTGATTTCGTTACCGGACAAAAG TGCAAAGGTTGAGCACAACGATGCTGCCACATTCTTGGTGCTTTCATCACACGTGCAATTACAGAAGGAAGGATTTTTAAGCACTTGGACCAACTCATTTGTTGGGCCTTGGGACCCATCTCAGGGTTTGCACAATCCTG atgaaaaaattaaactttggCTTTTTCTACCTGGGCGCCATTCTTCTGTTGCTGAAACTGCTCAAGCAGCTATTTCCAAGTTAAGGG TGGTTGCATCTGGACTGTGGACCTCTCCTGGGGATTTGGAGGAGGTTGCGGCTGCCCTTTCACAGGCATTACGAAACTGTATTGAGAG ATCCTTAACTGCACTTTCATACATGAGGTttggagatgttttcacaaaATATCAGTATGGTCAAAGTGAAGAATTATTCAG GAGAGGGCAACCTACAATGGAGTTCATATTTTCTGCTACTGAGGAGGCAATATTTGTGCATGCCATCATATCTGCAAA ACATATTCGAGCACTCTCAAATGCAGAGATTGAAAGATTGTTGAAGCATTCTGCAAATAATTCCTGTCTTGGACTTCCAG TGATTGTTTCACCTCATGGAATCCGGGGTAGGTTCACTGGATGTTGTGCTAGTGATGTTGTGAAACAAATATGTTCCAG TTCTGGAAAGTCTAGGACTTCGTGTGGATTTGTGGGTTTGCCCCATCACGTTTCTCAAGGTGGCTGCCAATCAAAGGGGCAAAATTGCTATGTTGAAGTTACCCTAGGGTGCTCTAAATCAGTGAGTGAGAGGCCGCTGCAATCCAATTCAAATTACATAAGAAGCGTATCAACATCTGGTGATCTGAAAGGATTGTCAAACAAtttatcttttcataaaaAGACTTTTATATATCCATCCGAGGCAGTGCTTGTTTTGTTATTGCAAACTTCATTTGCCAGGTCGTCCTTGAAAAG ATTTTGGCTGCAAAACTGGATAGGACCCTCGTTACCTGGTTCTTCTTTCTACATGCATTG CGGTGGAAATGTAGATTATATGGAAGGTTTGTGGACTGAGACTGATAAAATACGTTCACAGCATGGTTACGATAGTAGCAGCAATAGTAACAGTAGCAGCATTGGTAGCATAAGTAGTAGTTCTAGTGATAGTGATTGCAAGACAGGAGCCAGCGAACTTGAAGCAGATGCTGATTCCTTATCTTGCAGGCAGTCTGGATTGTCTTCAAATGACCAGTCAGCAAACAGTGGCCGAAAATTG GGTATTAAGCGGTCTCGTTCAGGGATGCCAGATTCGTTAGATCAAATGGGTACAGGTGCTCAAATTCAGGATGCTTTCAAATCCGAGTTTACATCCACTGAGCTCAACAATTCCGCTATTACAGGAGTTAGTAATGTGCTAATTGGATCTCCTTGGGACTGGGATGATGATGACAGGGGCGTGGATGACATTGAAGATCTCCTTTTGCATTTTGGGAGCTTCGGAGACTTCTTTGTGAATGATGTTTTACCATTTGGGGAG CCCCCAGGAGCTGCAGAGTCACAATCTCTTTCGTTTTCGGCTCCAGACTATGCTGATGTAGGTAGCAGTCCAGGTGGGGTCATGGATGTTTCTGATCAGATGCTTTTGCCTGTGGGGTTTCCCTCCTTCGATAGCTTCAACCCAGCTGTTACAAAAACAACAGATGAGGTCCTAAGCAAAGATCATGAAGTCACAAACAATGCATTGTCCTCAGTAACAGCCAATCAAACTCCAGTGTCTTCTTCTGGGGAGTTTGATCAAATTACCAAGTATGAAGCTCTGATGACACTTGCTCCAGAATATGGAGCAGTTGAAACTCCTACAAGTGAGTTTTCTTCATCAATATTCCGAAGTCCATATATTCCTAAATCTCGGGAGCTAGAGAGTTCAAACTTAAGCACAAACAGCTACATATATGGTGCAACACCACCTTCTTCGCCATACTTTGATTGGTCAGATGAAAAGAGTGGTATCTCCTCAAATTCAAAACCATCAAATGTTCTAAGTGCAAAAAACTACTATACACATGTTGACAATGTGAAAGAGAAACATATAAGAAAATCAGCTGCATGTAAGAACAGCATCTCTACATCTGATGGGCTGGCATCATCTCTCTCAAATCACAATGCTGTAAATGCGGTCAAATCTGCACAGAGGAAGACGAATGAGGACACTGTTGAAGCTGCtgattgtttatttatgtCTCAGAAGCATGTTCTTGCAATGGAAGTTGAATGCTTAATGTTCCAAGCTTCTATGTGCAGAGTACGGCATACCCTGCAGTCATCTGGTAGTTCCACAGTTTCTGGTACAAATCAGCTGTCAAGTGATCCAAGTACTATTACAGATTATATGGCGAATgaggtgaagaagaaagatacTATACCAATGAGAATAGCCGGAGATGTTGATGGGGGAACACTTGATGGACACCACAATGCACCTGTTGGTGTTTGGCGGTCTGTTGGAGTTCCCAAGGTTCCAAAGCCCTCAAATTCACCTAGTATGGAACTTGGCTCTTCCTTACCCCACAATTCTTTCCATGAAGATGGAGTTCTCTCTTATGGGCAAAGACCACCACTTCAGGAACTCCTTGATGCCATGCCTTTACTTGTCCAGCAGGCTACTTCTTTTGTTGACCTGGCCTTGGATGCAGATTGTGGTGATGGTCCGTATGGCTGGCTAGGTTTGCAGGAACAATGGAGGAGGGGATTTCCATGTGGGCCATCTATGGTTCATGCAGGCTGTGGAGGAACCTTAGCCTCTTGTCATGCATTGGACATTGCAGGCGTTGAGTTAGTTGATCCTCTTTCTGCTGAT GTTTATGCCTCGTCTGTAATGAGTTTGCTGCAGTCCGACATGAAAACAGCCTTGAAATCTGCATTTGGCACTTTGGATGGTCCGTTATCTGTAACTGATTGGTGCAAAGGTCGTGGTCAATTAGGTGATATGGGAAGCACAGGTGATGGATTATCTGCTGAGTCTACTATAAATGAATCTAAAGATTCTTCGAGTACTGTTATGCTAAATATTGGAGAGCCCATAAGCCCCTCACATTCTTCTGCTAGTGGATCGTCTAGTCTCAAAG GCAGTAGCACAATGGATGGGTCCAAAATGGATGAGACTTCCCAAAGGAGATCAAACCAAGAAATCTCCAGTTCAGGATCAGACCAGCAACTACTACCTTCCCGACTGAGACCAACGATTATTGTTCTCCCATCACCCGCGATCCTTGTTGG GTACCAAGATGATTGGCTTAAGACATCAGCCAACTCTCTGCAACTTTGGGAAAAGGCCCCTCTTGAGCCTTATGCTGTACAAAAACCT ATAAATTATTGCGTCATTTGCCCAGATATTGATCCTCTTGCATCTGCTGCCGCCGATTTTTTCCAGCAACTAGGAACTG TGTATGAGACATGCAAGCTGGGAACACATACCCCACATAATTTAGGGAATCAAATGGATGTAGATTCTGGGAAGTTGTTATCTTCAGGTTTCGTCCTACTCGATTGTCCCCAGTCGATGAAAATTGATAGCAGTAGTGCTTCAATTGTCGGTTCAATTAGTGACTATTTGCTTTCTCTATCAAATGGATGGGACTTGACAAGTTATCTTAGATCTCTTTCAAAAGCTTTGAAAGCTTTGAAACTCTCTCCATCTATGTCAGCTAATCCCAAAGAAGGCAGTAATGGTTCCTGCATG GTACTTTATGTCATATGTCCTTTTCCTGATCCTCTGGAAGTATTGCAAACTGTCGTTGAATCTTCTGTTGCTGTCGGTTCTGTCACGCTCCAGTCAGATAGAGATAGGAGGACAATATTGTGTAGTCAGGTTGCAAAGTCATTAAGCTGCTCAGCAGCTGTTGACGAGTCATCAACGTCAAACGTTCTAGTTCTTCAAGGATTTACTCTTCCTAAATTGGTATTGCAGATTGTGACAGTTGATGCAATTTTCAGAGTGAGTAGTCCATCAGTAAACGAAATTGTAATTCTTAAAGAAACAGCTTTCACTGTTTATAACAAGGCTCGTCGAATATCACGGGGAACATCGACTGATGTAGTCCAGTCATCATCAATATCCAGTAGATCTCATTCAGTTTTATCATCAATGTCATCTTCCATTCCAGGGATGTGGAAAGATTGCGTTGGTATTAGAATAGCTGGGCATTCACTCCCTCGAGAGGGTGAAATCGATGGTACCCTGAGGTCTGGAACCTGGGATAATTCATGGCAAACAAGGCCTGGATCATTAAGTAATGACCCAAATAGAATTGGAGAATATTATCTTCAAGATGATTCTTGCTACATGTTTGAACCGCTTTTTATTATGGCAGAACCTGGTTCACTTGACCATGGAATTTCACCAATAAATCCTGTTACACTAGGAGCAAAGTCTTCGAAACCATTATCCGATGACAACAGCGGTGCCTTTTTACCGAATGTAAGTTCAGCAGTTGGTATGGATATAGGAACTAACTCTCAAGTAGATGGACCTGAGATGGATGGGTTTGGAGGTCATCAAAAGAATCCTAGCCTACACTGTTGCTATGGATGGACAGAAGACTGGCGCTGGCTAGTATGCATCTGGACAGATTCACGAGGAGAATTATTAGACAGTCATATATTTCCCTTTGGTGGGATCAGCAGTAGGCAGGATACGAAGGGTCTGGAATGCATTTTTGTCCAAGTTCTGCAGCAAGGCTGTATGATACTTCAGTCATGTTCTCCTGATACTAGTGTTTCCAAGCCTAGAGATTTGGTTATTGCAAGAATTGGAACATTCTACGAACTCGAGTATCTAG AGTGGCAGAAGGCCATTTATTCACTATGGGGATCTGAGGTGAAAAAATGGCCGTTGCAACTTCGCCGCTGCATGCCAGATGGGATATCATCAAGTAGTAATGGGAGTTCCTTGCAACAACAGGAGATGAGTTTGATTCACGATAGAAACCTTCCTTCCTCCCCAAATCCTTTATACAGCCCGCATTCAAAATCTACAGGCTTTATGAAAGCTAGCATTGGACAACCTACCATAAGAAAGCAGCTAATGGGTGGTCATGCAGTGGTGGACAACTCAAGAGGAATGATTCAGTGGGTGCATAGTATCAGTTTTGTCGCGATTTCAATGGAGCATTCTCTGCAGCTATTACTGCAAGCCGATTCACCATCGCCCG GCGGAAATCAAGGCAGCGTACAGTCATCGTCGTATGTAGAAGGCTTTACTCCGGTTAAATCTCTTGGTTCCACATCTTCTTCTTACATACTAATCCCATCACCTAGCCTGCGTTTCCTTCCCTCGAACCCTCTTCAGCTTCCGACATGCCTCACCGCCGAATCCCCACCTCTGGCGCATCTCCTCCACAGTAAGGGGTCTGCAATTCCACTTTCCACTGGATTTGCCATTTCAAGAGCTGTACCCTCAATGAGGAAGGATTCCCGGAGCAACATGAAAGAGGAATGGCCTTCAGCCCTTTCGGTTAGTCTCATCGATTACTACGGACATAACGTCGCACAAGAAAAGAACGTCCGAGGGATTATCAAGCAAGTGGGAAGGAGTTCAAGTGTGGAATCACGAGACTTTGAAATCGAGACGCATTTGATCCTCGAATCTGTCATAGCAGAGCTTCATGCCTTATCATGGATGACTGTGAGCCCAGCATACTTGGACCGACGAACTGCCCTGCCGTTTCACTGTGATATGGTTTTGAGACTCAGGAGGATTCTTCATTTTGCTGACACAGAGCTTTCTAGGCGCGCCGAAAAATCTAAACATTAG